In the Cololabis saira isolate AMF1-May2022 chromosome 7, fColSai1.1, whole genome shotgun sequence genome, one interval contains:
- the mtmr7a gene encoding myotubularin-related protein 7a, protein MEHILLPKVENVRLLDRVSPKRTRVGTLYLTATHSIFVENEAQERKETWVLHSLVCSVEKQTATATGCPLLIRCKNFQVLHFSVPRESDCHDVHLSLQRLSQPESYEELYCFSFKPNVDEEERQQEWAFLDVRADYSRMGLPNAQWKLSLVNRHYKVSNTYPADLFVPESATPPVVAGSSKFRSRGRFPALSYYSKENHAAICRSSQPLSGFSARCLEDEQMLEAILRSNPRSDFMYVVDTRPKLNAIANRAAGKGYEKEDNYSNIKFQFMGIENIHVMRNSQQKMLEVCELRSPSMSDFLEGLENSGWLKHIKAVLDAGIFIAKAVAEEGASVLVHCSDGWDRTAQVCSVACVVLDPYYRTLKGLMVLIEKDWVSFGHKFSHRCNHLVGDPKEVSPVIDQFLECVWQLMEQFPCAFEYNERFLITIHSHIYSCQYGNFIGNNQCERTELGLRERTHSLWSYLWMNRADYINPLYRPDHSQTQGLLRPSTAPYCFKFWRGLYNRFDHGMHPRQSVDDYLRAIQEETQQLEELLASHKQKISELEQEQCSVTWKATPFDQTPTLWAPHPDLDSANTPQDYTGGFIANSPHTPKAADTSLIFLSQDPGLKAASILSNGSDQESGIADLSCRSPLSEDSVRDPDSDEAAYSAA, encoded by the exons ATGGAGCATATCCTTCTACCAAAG GTGGAGAATGTCAGGCTGCTGGACAGAGTCTCCCCCAAGAGGACCAGGGTGGGCACCCTGTACCTGACAGCCACACACAGCATCTTTGTGGAAAACGAGGCTCAGGAGCGCAAGGAAACATGG GTGCTTCACAGCTTGGTGTGCAGTGTGGAGAAACAGACAGCCACAGCCACGGGATGCCCTCTTCTCATCCGCTGTAAAAACTTCCAGGTTCTGCATTTCAGTGTTCCCAGAGAGTCGGACTGCCACGATGTTCACCTGTCTCTGCAGCGTCTCTCACAGCCAG AGAGTTACGAGGAGCTTTACTGCTTCTCCTTCAAGCCTAATGTGGATGAGGAGGAGAGGCAGCAGGAGTGGGCCTTCTTGGACGTCAGGGCTGATTACAGCCGCATGGGACTCCCGAACGCTCAGTGGAAACTCTCCCTGGTCAACCGGCACTACAAG GTGAGCAACACCTACCCGGCCGACCTGTTTGTACCCGAGTCTGCAACCCCTCCCGTGGTGGCGGGCAGCTCCAAGTTCAGAAGCAGAGGCCGGTTTCCTGCTCTGTCATACTACTCCAAAGAAAACCAT GCTGCCATCTGCCGCAGCAGCCAGCCGCTGTCAGGGTTCAGCGCTCGCTGCCTGGAGGACGAGCAGATGCTGGAGGCCATCTTGAGGTCCAATCCCCGTAGTGACTTCATGTATGTGGTGGACACCAGGCCTAAG TTGAATGCCATTGCAAACCGAGCTGCTGGGAAAGGCTATGAAAAAGAAGACAACTACTCCAAcatcaaattccagttcatgggCATTGAGAACATCCACGTCATGAGAAACAGCCAACAAAAAATGCTGGAAG TGTGTGAGCTGCGGTCCCCCTCCATGTCGGACTTCCTGGAGGGTCTGGAGAATTCAGGATGGCTGAAGCACATCAAAGCCGTTTTGGATGCAGGCATTTTCATCGCCAAG gctgTAGCAGAAGAGGGGGCCAGTGTCCTGGTTCACTGCTCAGACGGTTGGGACCGGACTGCCCAGGTGTGTTCAGTGGCCTGTGTGGTGCTGGATCCGTACTACAGGACGCTCAAAGGGCTCATG GTCCTCATTGAGAAAGACTGGGTCTCATTTGGACACAAGTTCTCCCACAG ATGCAACCACTTGGTGGGAGACCCTAAAGAGGTGTCTCCCGTCATCGATCAGTTCCTGGAGTGTGTCTGGCAGCTGATGGAGCAGTTCCCCTGTGCCTTTGAATACAATGAGAGGTTCCTCATCACCATTCACAGCCACATCTACTCCTGCCAGTACGGAAACTTTATTGGCAACAACCAGTGTGAGAGGACAGAACTGGG CCTGCGTGAGAGGACTCACTCTCTGTGGAGTTATCTGTGGATGAACCGTGCAGATTACATCAACCCCCTGTACAGACCGGACCACAGCCAGACTCAAGGGCTGCTCCGGCCGTCTACCGCCCCCTACTGCTTCAA ATTTTGGAGAGGCCTTTACAATCGGTTCGACCACGGGATGCATCCTCGACAATCTGTGGACGATTACCTGAGGGCCATCCAAGAGGAGACTcagcagctggaggagctgctggcttCACACAAGCAG AAAATTAGTGAGCTGGAGCAGGAGCAGTGCAGTGTGACCTGGAAGGCCACCCCCTTTGACCAGACCCCCACCCTGTGGGCTCCCCACCCCGACCTGGACTCAGCCAACACTCCTCAGGACTACACCGGCGGCTTCATCGCCAACAGCCCCCACACGCCCAAAGCAGCAGACACCAGCCTGATCTTCCTGTCGCAGGACCCGGGTCTAAAAGCTGCCTCCATCCTGTCCAACGGCAGTGACCAGGAGTCGGGGATTGCAGACCTGAGCTGCCGCTCCCCTCTCAGCGAGGACAGCGTCAGGGATCCCGACTCAGACGAGGCTGCCTACTCTGCAGCCTGA